From a single Nocardioides panacis genomic region:
- a CDS encoding ATP-binding protein, producing the protein MSDRTPWSHDIDLDDRSASASRARAFVRRRLEEHCLSPLGDDVQVVVSELVTNAVRHARTPVTVTLHAFDLTLLLEVQDGSAVRPARGAAPDVLATHGRGLHIVGILSRDWGTDALPDGGKSVWAEFGLPERRIPGGRATA; encoded by the coding sequence ATGAGTGACCGCACTCCGTGGTCGCACGACATCGACCTGGACGATCGTTCCGCCAGCGCGTCGCGGGCGCGGGCGTTCGTCCGCCGTCGCCTCGAGGAGCACTGCCTCTCACCCCTCGGCGACGACGTCCAGGTCGTCGTCAGCGAGCTCGTCACCAACGCCGTGCGGCACGCCCGCACGCCCGTCACCGTGACCTTGCACGCCTTCGACCTGACGTTGCTCCTCGAGGTCCAGGACGGCTCCGCCGTCCGGCCGGCCCGCGGCGCCGCCCCCGACGTCCTCGCCACCCACGGACGAGGCCTCCACATCGTCGGCATCCTCAGCCGCGACTGGGGCACGGACGCGCTCCCCGACGGGGGCAAGTCGGTGTGGGCCGAGTTCGGACTGCCCGAGCGACGCATCCCGGGTGGACGAGCGACCGCCTGA
- the thpR gene encoding RNA 2',3'-cyclic phosphodiesterase — protein MRMFVALVPPPDALDDLAEFVGPRQEAEPGFRWTTPEQWHVTLAFLADVADRHLDDLVVRLGRAAARRTPFEVTLAAGGAFPDPSRARVLFTGVETSSESGGQELHRLATGARAAAAKAGCEVDGGRFHPHVTLARTRRPVQATRWLRVLDAYRGPTWTAGEMTLVASHLGEGPRRRPRYELVESFPLARG, from the coding sequence ATGCGGATGTTCGTCGCCCTGGTCCCGCCGCCCGACGCCCTCGACGACCTGGCGGAGTTCGTCGGTCCGCGCCAGGAGGCCGAGCCCGGGTTCCGGTGGACCACGCCCGAGCAGTGGCACGTCACCTTGGCGTTCCTGGCCGACGTCGCCGACCGGCACCTCGACGACCTCGTCGTCCGGCTGGGGCGGGCCGCCGCTCGACGTACGCCGTTCGAGGTGACGCTCGCGGCAGGCGGAGCGTTCCCGGACCCGAGCCGGGCCAGGGTGCTCTTCACGGGGGTGGAGACGTCGTCAGAGAGCGGGGGCCAGGAGCTCCACCGGCTGGCGACGGGAGCACGGGCCGCCGCGGCGAAGGCCGGCTGCGAGGTGGACGGCGGCCGGTTCCACCCGCACGTCACGCTCGCGCGCACCCGTCGGCCGGTGCAGGCCACCCGCTGGCTGCGCGTGCTGGACGCCTACCGCGGCCCGACCTGGACTGCCGGCGAGATGACGCTCGTCGCGTCCCACCTCGGTGAGGGCCCGCGTCGCCGGCCGCGCTACGAGCTCGTCGAGAGCTTCCCGCTCGCGCGCGGGTGA
- a CDS encoding dihydrofolate reductase family protein, protein MSTLTVDLFSSLDGFGGAEGWPGYWGKEGPELMAWLEEKLAEDHVLVMGAHTYRTMSEIVAAQEDPTFARMAEIPKVVFSTTLDLPLAWENTELVAEDAVAAMARMKQERSAPMRTMGSISLSTSLLRAGLVDYLQVTVFPVVTGQSGREPLFAGGPDLDLELVDSRTFDGRAQLLGYVPTLH, encoded by the coding sequence ATGAGCACCCTCACCGTCGACCTCTTCTCCAGCCTCGACGGGTTCGGTGGAGCCGAGGGCTGGCCGGGCTACTGGGGCAAGGAAGGCCCTGAGCTGATGGCCTGGTTGGAGGAGAAGCTGGCCGAGGACCACGTCCTCGTCATGGGCGCGCACACCTACCGGACCATGTCCGAGATCGTTGCCGCACAGGAGGACCCGACCTTCGCCAGGATGGCCGAGATCCCCAAGGTCGTGTTCTCCACGACGCTGGACCTGCCGCTGGCCTGGGAGAACACGGAGCTGGTCGCCGAGGACGCCGTCGCGGCGATGGCCAGGATGAAGCAGGAGCGGTCGGCACCGATGCGGACGATGGGAAGCATCTCGCTCAGCACGTCCCTGCTGCGAGCAGGTCTCGTCGACTACCTCCAGGTCACGGTCTTCCCGGTCGTCACCGGGCAGTCCGGGCGGGAGCCGTTGTTCGCCGGCGGGCCGGACCTGGATCTCGAGCTCGTCGACTCGCGCACGTTCGACGGCCGCGCACAGCTCCTCGGGTACGTGCCGACCCTTCACTGA
- a CDS encoding PLD nuclease N-terminal domain-containing protein, whose protein sequence is MAKRTWSDLSTTQKRAVVVGGTLEAAMTLAALRDLASRRSDEVRGPKAAWMLSFVVQPLGPIAYFAAGRR, encoded by the coding sequence ATGGCGAAGCGGACGTGGTCGGACCTCAGCACGACGCAGAAGCGTGCCGTCGTCGTGGGTGGGACTCTCGAGGCGGCGATGACGCTGGCGGCCTTGCGCGATCTTGCGAGCAGACGCAGTGACGAGGTCCGCGGGCCGAAGGCGGCCTGGATGCTCTCCTTCGTCGTCCAGCCCCTCGGGCCGATCGCCTACTTCGCTGCCGGGCGTCGCTAG
- a CDS encoding cupin domain-containing protein, with amino-acid sequence MKPHDMPPIGARIRARRAGRGLTLRGLAREIGVSASLISQIETDKAQPSVSTLYAISSALGVGVEDLMTMAGDGHPQGGTGPEDAESSVVRRVGPVVTPEDRESITLDSGVSWQLLGQVPGVPVEFLLVTYAPGGASSSTGLLMRHTGTEYGYLLHGELVLTLGFEERRLAPGDAVCFESATPHAYRNEGDQPAVGVWFVREGGTG; translated from the coding sequence GTGAAGCCGCACGACATGCCGCCGATCGGGGCCCGGATCCGTGCCCGGCGAGCGGGCCGGGGCTTGACCCTGCGCGGGCTCGCGCGCGAGATCGGTGTCTCCGCGAGCCTGATCTCCCAGATCGAGACCGACAAGGCGCAGCCCTCCGTGAGCACGCTGTACGCCATCTCCTCCGCGCTCGGCGTCGGGGTCGAGGACCTGATGACGATGGCCGGGGACGGACACCCCCAGGGCGGCACCGGTCCCGAGGACGCCGAGTCGTCCGTCGTACGACGGGTGGGGCCGGTGGTGACGCCCGAGGACCGCGAGTCGATCACCTTGGACTCGGGGGTCTCCTGGCAGCTGCTGGGCCAGGTGCCCGGCGTGCCCGTCGAGTTCCTGCTGGTCACCTACGCACCAGGCGGCGCGTCGTCGTCGACCGGGCTGCTGATGCGGCACACCGGCACCGAGTACGGCTACCTGCTCCACGGCGAGCTGGTGCTCACCCTCGGGTTCGAGGAGCGGCGGCTGGCACCGGGCGACGCCGTCTGCTTCGAGTCCGCGACGCCGCACGCCTACCGCAACGAGGGCGATCAGCCGGCTGTCGGCGTCTGGTTCGTCCGCGAGGGCGGGACAGGCTGA
- a CDS encoding UBP-type zinc finger domain-containing protein: MDESEGIDASAVPDGPGCSDCSASEPSGWWLHLRRRAQCGHIGCCDSSPGRHAREHAMALGHRYVQSYEPGEDWFWDFATGRMFEGPRLAPPTSHPAEQPVPGPRGGVPLDWQTQLH, translated from the coding sequence ATGGACGAGAGCGAAGGCATCGACGCCAGCGCGGTACCCGACGGTCCGGGGTGCTCGGACTGCTCCGCCTCCGAACCGTCGGGGTGGTGGCTGCACCTACGCCGCCGCGCGCAGTGCGGTCACATCGGCTGCTGCGACTCCTCCCCCGGTCGGCACGCCCGGGAGCACGCGATGGCCCTGGGCCACCGCTACGTCCAGAGCTACGAGCCGGGCGAGGACTGGTTCTGGGACTTCGCCACAGGCCGGATGTTCGAGGGTCCGCGCCTCGCGCCACCCACTTCGCACCCGGCCGAGCAACCGGTGCCCGGTCCGCGCGGTGGGGTGCCCCTGGACTGGCAGACGCAGCTCCACTGA
- a CDS encoding YciI family protein, whose product MTHYLLAVHGPAELDEYGNYGSKEEMEEAFAATGAFNDQLRADGYWVFAGGLQSASTATVVDGRGETAVLTDGPYLESKEVIGGFWVIDAPDLDVALKLAAAGSKACRAKVEVRPFDGLA is encoded by the coding sequence ATGACGCACTACCTGTTGGCCGTGCACGGCCCCGCCGAGTTGGACGAGTACGGCAACTACGGCTCGAAGGAGGAGATGGAGGAGGCGTTCGCGGCGACCGGCGCCTTCAACGACCAGCTTCGCGCCGACGGCTACTGGGTCTTCGCCGGTGGGCTGCAGTCGGCATCGACCGCGACCGTCGTCGACGGCCGGGGGGAGACCGCGGTGCTGACCGACGGCCCCTACCTGGAGTCCAAGGAGGTCATCGGGGGCTTCTGGGTCATCGACGCACCTGACCTCGACGTGGCGCTCAAGCTCGCGGCCGCCGGATCCAAGGCCTGCCGAGCCAAGGTCGAGGTCCGCCCGTTCGACGGGCTGGCCTGA
- a CDS encoding VOC family protein, with protein sequence MAIARFPVVVLDCPDPQILAEFYGALLDWKVEQSGDDWCTLRAEYGDSLCFQKVERFTPPRWPGQDVPQQMHLDVVVDDLDLAETAVLELGATKHEHQPGTTFRVFLDPAGHPFCLCSN encoded by the coding sequence ATGGCTATCGCACGATTCCCGGTCGTCGTCCTCGACTGCCCGGACCCCCAGATCCTGGCCGAGTTCTACGGCGCCCTGCTCGACTGGAAGGTCGAGCAGAGCGGAGACGACTGGTGCACCCTCCGCGCCGAGTACGGCGACTCGCTGTGCTTCCAGAAGGTCGAGCGCTTCACACCACCACGGTGGCCCGGCCAGGACGTTCCGCAGCAGATGCACCTCGACGTCGTGGTCGACGACCTCGACCTCGCGGAGACAGCGGTGCTCGAGCTTGGCGCGACCAAGCACGAGCACCAGCCGGGGACGACGTTCCGAGTCTTCCTCGACCCCGCGGGCCATCCGTTCTGCCTCTGCTCGAACTGA
- a CDS encoding M24 family metallopeptidase, protein MSIRTYGPNAVDWEQRVDLDRLRRARLVRLHRSLESSSLGSLLTFDFANIRYMTSTHIGTWAMDKLIRFALLPRGGDPVVWDFGSAARHHQLFNPWLDGTDRARAGISTLRGAFHPDAPIAEDVARKIVTVLRGHGLEGEPVGVDVVEMPVLAALRAAGLDVVDGQQVFLEARRIKTPDEIALLTQACAMVDAAYDELYAFLRPGVRENECVGLVAKVLYDLGSEYVEGVNAISGERCAPHPHVYSDRVVRPGDPAFFDILHSHLGYRTCYYRTFAVGSASPAQRDAYVRCREYMDRAIALVRPGVTTADVVSLWPTAPEFGFSDEEAAFALQYGHGVGLSIWEKPIFSRLVSLEHPEVLEEGMVFALETYWPSADGWGAARIEEEVVVTADGCEVITKFPAEDLLVAGRKYWTVGGELDTLRDAQSHLNTAAGRGEEGA, encoded by the coding sequence GTGAGCATCCGCACGTATGGTCCGAACGCCGTGGACTGGGAGCAGCGTGTCGACCTGGACCGGCTGCGCCGGGCGCGGCTGGTGCGGCTGCACCGCTCCCTGGAGAGCTCCTCGCTGGGTTCGCTGCTCACCTTCGACTTCGCGAACATCCGCTACATGACCTCGACCCACATCGGGACCTGGGCGATGGACAAGCTGATCCGGTTCGCGCTGCTGCCTCGCGGGGGCGACCCGGTCGTGTGGGACTTCGGCTCGGCCGCCCGGCACCACCAGCTCTTCAACCCCTGGCTGGACGGCACGGACCGGGCCCGGGCGGGGATCTCCACCCTGCGCGGGGCCTTCCACCCGGACGCCCCGATCGCCGAGGACGTCGCCCGGAAGATCGTCACGGTGCTGCGCGGGCACGGGCTCGAGGGCGAGCCGGTCGGCGTCGACGTGGTCGAGATGCCGGTGCTGGCCGCGCTGCGGGCCGCGGGCCTCGACGTGGTGGACGGGCAGCAGGTCTTCCTGGAGGCCCGCCGGATCAAGACCCCCGACGAGATCGCGCTGCTGACCCAGGCGTGCGCGATGGTCGACGCGGCGTACGACGAGCTCTACGCGTTCCTGCGGCCGGGCGTGCGGGAGAACGAGTGCGTCGGGCTGGTCGCGAAGGTGCTCTACGACCTCGGCAGCGAGTACGTCGAGGGGGTCAACGCCATCTCGGGGGAACGCTGCGCGCCGCACCCGCACGTGTACTCCGACCGGGTCGTCCGACCCGGCGACCCGGCGTTCTTCGACATCCTGCACAGCCACCTGGGCTACCGGACCTGCTACTACCGCACGTTCGCGGTGGGCAGCGCCTCACCCGCGCAGCGCGACGCCTACGTGCGCTGCCGGGAGTACATGGACCGGGCGATCGCGCTGGTGAGGCCGGGCGTCACCACGGCCGACGTCGTGTCGCTGTGGCCGACGGCGCCGGAGTTCGGCTTCTCGGACGAGGAGGCGGCGTTCGCGCTGCAGTACGGCCACGGCGTCGGGCTGTCCATCTGGGAGAAGCCGATCTTCTCGCGGCTGGTCTCGCTCGAGCACCCCGAGGTCCTCGAGGAGGGGATGGTGTTCGCGCTCGAGACCTACTGGCCCTCGGCCGACGGCTGGGGCGCCGCCCGCATCGAGGAAGAGGTGGTGGTCACCGCGGACGGCTGCGAGGTGATCACCAAGTTCCCCGCCGAGGACCTGCTGGTCGCCGGGCGGAAGTACTGGACGGTGGGCGGCGAGCTGGACACGCTGCGCGACGCGCAGTCGCACCTGAACACGGCGGCCGGGCGGGGTGAGGAGGGGGCATGA
- a CDS encoding STAS domain-containing protein has protein sequence MRDRRLTLPLQRTPARDGEAAQAPTCVRLHPGTGPAVVALVGELDLDTAPQLSPVIRRLLAQGRSRITINLDEVTFMDGFTLGLLIRAHHDVARAGGFLDLTHNRLCARLMVVTGTTTFLHP, from the coding sequence GTGAGAGACCGACGGCTCACCCTCCCCCTCCAGCGGACCCCTGCACGGGACGGCGAGGCCGCGCAGGCGCCGACCTGCGTCCGCCTGCACCCGGGAACAGGGCCTGCCGTCGTCGCGCTCGTCGGAGAGCTGGACCTGGACACCGCTCCCCAGCTCAGCCCGGTCATCCGCCGACTCCTCGCCCAGGGCCGCAGCCGCATCACCATCAACCTCGACGAGGTCACCTTCATGGATGGCTTCACCCTCGGACTGCTGATCCGTGCGCACCACGACGTCGCGCGAGCCGGCGGGTTCCTCGACCTCACCCACAACCGCCTGTGCGCCCGCCTGATGGTCGTCACCGGCACCACGACCTTCCTGCACCCGTGA